One Streptomyces sp. SAI-135 DNA segment encodes these proteins:
- a CDS encoding RNA methyltransferase, producing the protein MADLITVEDPDDPRLHDYTGLTDVELRRKREPAEGLFIAEGEKVIRRAKDAGYEMRSMLLSAKWVDVMRDVIDELPAPVYAVSPELAEQVTGYHVHRGALASMQRKPLPTAGELLQTARRVVVMESVNDHTNIGAIFRSAAALGMDAVLLSPDCADPLYRRSVKVSMGAVFSVPYARLDTWPKGLDSVREAGFTLLALTPDAKARTLDEAAPHKMDRVALMLGAEGDGLTTQALVAADEWVRIPMAHGVDSLNVGAAAAVAFYAVATGRPQA; encoded by the coding sequence GTGGCCGATCTCATCACCGTCGAGGATCCCGACGACCCGCGCCTGCACGACTACACGGGCCTGACCGACGTCGAGCTGCGCCGCAAACGCGAGCCGGCCGAGGGCCTGTTCATCGCCGAGGGCGAGAAAGTCATCCGCCGGGCCAAGGACGCGGGCTACGAGATGCGCTCCATGCTGCTGTCCGCCAAGTGGGTCGACGTCATGCGCGACGTCATCGACGAACTCCCCGCCCCGGTCTACGCCGTCAGCCCCGAGCTCGCCGAACAGGTCACCGGCTACCACGTGCACCGCGGCGCGCTCGCCTCCATGCAGCGCAAACCGCTGCCCACCGCGGGCGAGTTGCTCCAGACCGCCCGCCGTGTGGTGGTCATGGAGTCCGTCAACGACCACACCAACATCGGCGCCATCTTCCGCTCGGCGGCGGCCCTCGGCATGGACGCGGTCCTGCTCTCCCCGGACTGCGCCGACCCCCTGTACCGCCGCAGCGTCAAGGTCTCCATGGGCGCGGTCTTCTCCGTCCCCTACGCCCGTCTCGACACCTGGCCCAAGGGCCTGGACTCGGTCCGCGAGGCCGGCTTCACCCTCCTCGCCCTCACCCCCGACGCCAAGGCCAGGACCCTCGACGAGGCCGCCCCGCACAAGATGGACCGGGTCGCCCTGATGCTCGGCGCCGAGGGCGACGGCCTGACCACCCAGGCCCTGGTCGCCGCCGACGAATGGGTCCGCATCCCGATGGCCCACGGCGTGGACTCCCTCAACGTGGGCGCGGCGGCAGCGGTCGCCTTCTACGCGGTGGCCACGGGCCGACCGCAGGCCTGA
- a CDS encoding zf-TFIIB domain-containing protein codes for MQCPKCHAPMHTYNRNGVQIEQCSGCRGIFLDYGELEALTRLEGQYGGGPMVPPPPAAPQYPAAPGAPAWGAPQHGGHYGGHGGHHRNRGFGHMLFSS; via the coding sequence ATGCAGTGTCCGAAGTGTCACGCCCCGATGCACACGTACAACCGCAACGGTGTCCAGATCGAGCAGTGCAGCGGCTGCCGCGGGATCTTTCTCGACTACGGCGAGCTGGAGGCGCTGACCCGGCTGGAGGGCCAGTACGGCGGCGGCCCCATGGTTCCCCCGCCGCCGGCCGCTCCGCAGTACCCCGCCGCGCCCGGCGCACCGGCCTGGGGCGCCCCGCAGCACGGCGGTCACTACGGCGGCCACGGCGGTCACCACCGCAACCGCGGCTTCGGCCACATGCTGTTCTCCAGCTGA
- a CDS encoding aminoglycoside phosphotransferase family protein, translated as MTPHPLLTELKLRARREAHLRQPTACPCGAATLADRPDATVVRHEDTVAKAHAPGTTPADLTPRLTTAAHLPGIFLPPLHATHVDLHGRLVTFWPYGEPVDPEDPDAAPWEQAATLLAHLHRTPAPPGLPPMRGPVKAALAVARLLRASRDRPHPAVVPVLRAWTSLPAWARAEAPMSDTSTLCHGDLHLGQLVRHPTPDGPWRLIDVDDLGVGEPAWDLARPAAWFACGLLSPEDWSRFLGAYRAAGGPAVPADGDPWPALDVPARALTAQTAARALAKAIDADRPLDDVEQAVVDACDRMGATPPELADGFAK; from the coding sequence GTGACCCCCCACCCCCTCCTCACCGAGCTCAAACTCAGAGCGAGAAGAGAGGCTCACCTTCGGCAGCCCACGGCGTGCCCCTGCGGCGCGGCCACCCTCGCCGACCGCCCCGACGCCACCGTCGTACGGCACGAGGACACCGTCGCCAAGGCCCACGCCCCCGGCACCACCCCCGCCGACCTGACCCCCCGCCTCACCACGGCCGCCCACCTCCCCGGCATCTTCCTGCCCCCGCTCCACGCGACGCACGTCGACCTGCACGGCAGGCTCGTCACCTTCTGGCCGTACGGCGAACCCGTGGACCCGGAGGACCCCGACGCCGCCCCCTGGGAACAGGCCGCCACCCTGCTCGCCCACCTCCACCGCACCCCCGCCCCACCCGGGCTGCCCCCCATGCGGGGTCCGGTCAAGGCCGCCCTGGCCGTCGCCCGCCTGCTCCGGGCAAGCCGGGACAGACCGCACCCGGCCGTCGTCCCCGTACTCCGCGCGTGGACCAGCCTCCCGGCCTGGGCCCGCGCCGAGGCCCCCATGTCCGACACCTCGACCCTCTGCCACGGCGACCTCCACCTCGGTCAGCTCGTGCGTCACCCCACCCCTGACGGCCCCTGGCGCCTCATCGACGTGGACGACCTCGGAGTGGGGGAGCCCGCCTGGGACCTCGCCCGCCCCGCCGCCTGGTTCGCCTGCGGCCTGCTGTCGCCCGAGGACTGGTCCCGTTTCCTCGGCGCCTACCGCGCGGCCGGCGGACCCGCGGTCCCCGCCGACGGCGACCCGTGGCCCGCCCTGGACGTGCCCGCCCGCGCTCTCACCGCGCAGACCGCGGCCCGGGCGCTCGCCAAGGCCATCGACGCGGACCGGCCGCTGGACGACGTGGAGCAGGCGGTCGTCGACGCCTGTGACCGAATGGGTGCCACCCCGCCGGAGTTGGCGGACGGTTTCGCGAAGTAG
- the cobA gene encoding uroporphyrinogen-III C-methyltransferase, with protein sequence MAENPAYPVGLRLTDRKVVVLGGGQVAQRRLPALIAAGADVLLVSPAATPSVEAMADAGEITWERRPYQEGDLEDAWYALIATSDSEANTRASAEAERHRVWCVRSDDADAATAWTPATGHSEGVTVAVLTTNAKGRDPRHTAAIRDAVVEGLRDGTLVAPHHRTRTPGVALVGGGPGDPDLITVRGRRLLAEADVVIADRLGPRDLLAELPPHVEVIDAAKIPYGRFMAQEAINNALIEHAKQGKSVVRLKGGDPYVFGRGMEELHALAEAGIPCTVVPGISSSISVPGAAGIPVTHRGVAHEFTVVSGHVAPDDERSLVDWSSLARLTGTLVILMGVDKIGRIAETLVAHGKSPDTPVALVQEGTTAAQRRVDATLATVAEVVVAEDVKPPAVIVVGEVVGVGLRTLA encoded by the coding sequence ATGGCCGAGAACCCCGCCTACCCCGTAGGCCTCCGCCTCACCGACCGCAAGGTCGTCGTCCTCGGCGGCGGCCAGGTCGCCCAGCGCCGCCTCCCGGCCCTGATCGCGGCGGGCGCGGACGTCCTCCTCGTGTCCCCGGCGGCGACCCCCTCCGTGGAGGCGATGGCGGACGCGGGCGAGATCACCTGGGAACGGCGGCCGTACCAGGAAGGCGACCTGGAAGACGCCTGGTACGCCCTCATCGCCACCAGCGACAGCGAGGCGAACACCCGCGCCTCCGCCGAAGCGGAGCGGCACCGTGTCTGGTGCGTCCGCTCCGACGACGCCGACGCCGCCACCGCCTGGACCCCGGCGACGGGCCACAGCGAGGGCGTCACGGTGGCCGTGCTCACGACGAACGCCAAGGGCCGCGACCCCCGCCACACCGCCGCCATCCGCGACGCGGTCGTGGAGGGCCTGCGCGACGGCACCCTCGTCGCCCCGCACCACCGCACCCGCACCCCCGGCGTCGCCCTCGTCGGCGGCGGCCCCGGCGACCCCGACCTGATCACGGTCCGCGGCCGCCGCCTGCTCGCCGAGGCCGACGTCGTCATCGCCGACCGCCTCGGCCCCCGCGACCTCCTCGCCGAGCTCCCGCCGCACGTCGAGGTCATCGACGCGGCGAAGATCCCGTACGGCCGTTTCATGGCCCAGGAGGCCATCAACAACGCCCTGATCGAGCACGCCAAGCAGGGCAAGTCCGTCGTACGGCTGAAGGGCGGGGACCCTTACGTCTTCGGCCGTGGCATGGAGGAGCTGCACGCCCTCGCCGAGGCCGGCATCCCCTGCACGGTCGTCCCCGGCATCTCCAGCTCGATCTCGGTCCCGGGCGCGGCCGGCATCCCCGTCACCCACCGGGGCGTGGCCCACGAGTTCACGGTGGTCAGCGGCCATGTGGCGCCGGACGACGAACGCTCCCTGGTCGACTGGTCGTCCCTCGCGAGGCTCACCGGCACGCTGGTGATCCTCATGGGCGTCGACAAGATCGGCAGGATCGCCGAGACCCTGGTCGCGCACGGCAAGTCGCCCGACACCCCGGTGGCCCTGGTCCAGGAGGGGACGACGGCCGCCCAGCGCCGGGTCGACGCGACCCTGGCGACGGTGGCCGAGGTGGTCGTCGCCGAGGACGTGAAGCCCCCGGCCGTCATCGTCGTCGGCGAGGTCGTCGGCGTGGGGCTGCGGACATTGGCGTAA
- a CDS encoding aminodeoxychorismate lyase, which translates to MKIWLDGGLQDIETARVSVFDHGLTVGDGIFETVKAVDGRPFALTRHLDRLTLSARGLGLPDPDPDHDEVRRACAAVLEANPMPLGRLRITYTGGHGPLGSDRGEHGPTLVVALGESAPRPDSTAVITVPWTRNERGALTGLKTTSYAENVVALARARADGASEALFANTVGQLCEGTGSNVFVVLDGEIHTPPLASGCLAGITRALTVEWTGAKETDLPLDVLERADEIFLTSTLRDVQAVHRVDARELPGAPGPVTAKAMRIFEERAGDDLDP; encoded by the coding sequence GTGAAGATCTGGCTCGACGGCGGGCTCCAGGACATCGAGACCGCCCGCGTCTCCGTCTTCGACCACGGACTGACCGTGGGCGACGGCATCTTCGAGACCGTGAAGGCGGTGGACGGCCGTCCCTTCGCCCTCACCCGGCATCTCGACCGGCTCACGCTGTCGGCACGGGGCCTCGGACTGCCCGACCCCGACCCCGACCACGACGAGGTCCGCCGCGCCTGCGCCGCCGTACTGGAGGCGAACCCGATGCCGCTCGGGCGGCTGCGCATCACCTACACCGGCGGCCACGGTCCCCTCGGTTCCGACCGGGGCGAGCACGGGCCGACCCTGGTGGTCGCCCTCGGCGAGTCCGCCCCGCGGCCGGACTCCACGGCCGTGATCACCGTCCCGTGGACCCGGAACGAGCGGGGCGCCCTCACCGGGCTCAAGACCACCTCGTACGCCGAGAACGTCGTCGCACTCGCACGCGCGCGTGCGGACGGCGCCTCGGAGGCGCTGTTCGCGAACACGGTCGGGCAGCTGTGCGAGGGCACCGGCTCGAACGTCTTCGTCGTCCTCGACGGCGAGATCCACACCCCGCCGCTCGCCTCCGGCTGCCTCGCGGGCATCACGCGCGCGTTGACCGTCGAATGGACCGGGGCCAAGGAGACCGACCTGCCGCTGGACGTCCTGGAGCGGGCCGACGAGATCTTCCTCACCTCGACCCTGCGGGACGTCCAGGCCGTCCACCGCGTCGACGCGCGCGAACTGCCCGGCGCGCCCGGCCCGGTGACCGCCAAGGCCATGCGGATCTTCGAGGAGCGGGCCGGGGACGACCTCGACCCGTAG
- the cobT gene encoding nicotinate-nucleotide--dimethylbenzimidazole phosphoribosyltransferase, whose protein sequence is MTDTGQVPGEGLPENAGMVEQPGVPAPGAYTYLSETTAEDEDLLLLPGAQSPWGNEVAPPAPEPVVETVHEPGPHEMSGRDSGAHDLSAVRTPQVQAPTVPIPPITPRRPLHLGPPIPDASASPVRSLADRGPAGVPVRQPAAATPGPEYFDAPQPQGAVPWGAPAQAAVQAPVGTVAPAAETVVPAPEPEPVGAAQAAGYEGTAVVPDAVPSPEAAPAPEPSQPPIAEAGQVAADGPVPDGTQPAETGPAAVVDSGPDAGQASGDGSLPEEVPAVPADPTVPAGPDPDTAVGATEDAVHAAEVPPVMEDTQAGEAAEQVPAPEAVPAVEAVVAEPPADEPVVAEPVVAQPLAEAEVAGTEAGTEGQEEAEAAAAVAGQPVAPQPVAAQEPAVPEPVGVVQEAVVQEAVTAGEQAAVAPETGAILDPEPVAVAVQEADAPQEAPAAPDSVQEAVAAPEPAAPDLAPPAEDAVATAVPDAPEAVTQAAAETGQVPQPVEPVTAPVEDLPVTAPVEDLPVPAENASAPEAPEPLPAEQPAAAADQIQEPAPALPAEEPQAPDLVQPVAADAAEAADTVVPATDPMAQAAAVQPSEPAAQEEFPPTPDQAPQGPQTPAPQPLAAQLPGAQTQFAAPGSAAPPVVLPAGVPLEPRPGQALGEFVPVEGSVPTTPHLAPTPPHPVALPADGVQQPVVPAPREAAGDPRFAQQADDLDTRAAEQEDQEEQAVQEVSTAPVEEARQSTGPAAPAYDDAEREAVLKVMRERRDIRNGFRSDPIPHEVLLRVLEAAHTAPSVGHSQPWDFVVIRSAETRAAMQDLAQRQREAYAKSLPKGRAKQFKELKIEAILETPVNIVVTADPTRGGRHTLGRHTQPQMAPYSAALAVENLWLAARAEGLGVGWVSFFDEREMVRALGLPEHLEVIAYLCVGYVDEFPDEPELMQAGWSKRRPLSWVVHEETYGRRALPGEEPHDLLGETVAQIRPLDAKALGEAWERQKRMTKPAGALGMLEIISAQLSGLSRQCPPPIPEPAAVAIFAGDHGVHAQGVTPWPQEVTAQMVANFLGGGAVCNAFAGQVGAEVCVVDVGVACELPATPGLLPRKIRAGTSDMTTGPAMTREEAKQAIEVGIETARDLVAAGNKALLTGEMGIANTTASAALISVFTDTDPAEVTGRGTGINDETLARKTEVVRRAIELHQPDPADPIGVLAAIGGFEHAAMVGLLLGGASLRTPVILDGVSAGAAALVARAIAPEVLAACIAGHRSAEPGHVAALNKLGLRPLVDLDLRLGEGTGALLALPLVQSTARAMHEVATFDSAGVTEK, encoded by the coding sequence ATGACCGACACCGGCCAGGTCCCGGGCGAGGGACTGCCGGAGAACGCAGGCATGGTGGAACAGCCGGGCGTCCCTGCGCCGGGTGCGTACACCTACCTCTCCGAGACCACCGCCGAGGACGAAGACCTGTTGCTGCTGCCGGGCGCCCAGAGCCCCTGGGGCAACGAGGTCGCCCCGCCCGCTCCGGAACCGGTCGTCGAGACCGTCCACGAGCCGGGCCCGCACGAGATGTCCGGCCGGGACAGCGGGGCGCACGATCTGAGCGCCGTCCGCACCCCCCAGGTCCAGGCTCCTACGGTGCCGATCCCGCCCATCACCCCCCGCCGGCCCCTGCACCTCGGCCCGCCGATCCCCGACGCCTCCGCGAGCCCGGTCCGTTCCCTCGCCGACCGCGGGCCCGCGGGTGTGCCCGTACGGCAGCCGGCCGCGGCCACGCCGGGCCCCGAGTACTTCGACGCCCCGCAGCCGCAGGGCGCGGTCCCCTGGGGTGCCCCGGCCCAGGCCGCCGTACAGGCGCCGGTGGGCACCGTGGCCCCGGCTGCCGAAACGGTTGTTCCGGCGCCGGAACCGGAACCGGTGGGCGCTGCGCAGGCCGCCGGGTACGAGGGGACGGCTGTGGTGCCGGACGCCGTACCGAGCCCGGAGGCCGCACCCGCGCCGGAGCCGTCGCAGCCCCCGATCGCCGAAGCGGGCCAGGTCGCGGCTGACGGTCCCGTGCCCGACGGAACCCAGCCCGCCGAGACCGGGCCGGCTGCCGTCGTCGACTCCGGCCCGGATGCGGGTCAGGCATCGGGAGACGGTTCCCTGCCCGAGGAGGTTCCGGCCGTCCCCGCGGACCCGACCGTGCCTGCCGGACCCGACCCCGACACGGCCGTCGGTGCCACGGAGGACGCGGTCCACGCCGCCGAGGTGCCGCCGGTGATGGAGGACACCCAGGCGGGCGAGGCCGCCGAGCAGGTGCCCGCGCCCGAGGCCGTGCCGGCCGTCGAGGCCGTCGTGGCTGAGCCGCCCGCGGACGAGCCGGTCGTGGCCGAGCCTGTCGTCGCGCAGCCCCTGGCCGAGGCGGAGGTCGCCGGAACCGAGGCGGGGACGGAAGGGCAGGAGGAGGCGGAGGCGGCGGCCGCCGTCGCCGGGCAGCCTGTTGCCCCGCAGCCTGTCGCCGCCCAGGAGCCGGCCGTTCCGGAGCCGGTCGGTGTCGTCCAGGAAGCGGTCGTCCAGGAAGCGGTGACGGCCGGGGAACAAGCCGCTGTCGCCCCCGAGACGGGCGCGATCCTGGACCCCGAACCCGTCGCGGTCGCGGTCCAGGAAGCGGACGCCCCCCAGGAGGCTCCGGCTGCTCCGGACTCCGTCCAGGAAGCCGTGGCGGCCCCGGAGCCCGCAGCTCCCGACCTCGCACCGCCCGCCGAGGACGCCGTCGCCACGGCCGTCCCGGACGCCCCCGAAGCCGTGACTCAGGCTGCCGCGGAGACCGGACAGGTTCCGCAGCCGGTGGAGCCCGTCACCGCGCCGGTCGAGGACCTCCCCGTCACCGCGCCGGTCGAGGACCTCCCCGTACCCGCGGAGAACGCATCCGCGCCCGAGGCCCCCGAGCCGCTCCCCGCCGAGCAGCCGGCAGCGGCGGCCGATCAGATCCAGGAGCCCGCTCCGGCCCTGCCCGCCGAGGAACCGCAGGCCCCGGACCTCGTCCAGCCCGTCGCGGCGGACGCGGCGGAGGCTGCCGACACCGTCGTACCGGCGACGGACCCGATGGCCCAGGCAGCCGCAGTCCAGCCCTCAGAGCCCGCCGCGCAGGAGGAGTTCCCGCCCACCCCGGACCAGGCACCGCAGGGCCCGCAGACGCCGGCGCCCCAGCCGCTCGCGGCCCAACTCCCGGGCGCACAGACCCAGTTCGCCGCCCCCGGCTCCGCCGCGCCCCCCGTCGTGCTGCCCGCCGGCGTCCCCCTGGAACCCCGACCGGGACAGGCCCTGGGCGAGTTCGTGCCCGTGGAAGGCTCCGTGCCGACCACCCCGCACCTCGCGCCGACTCCGCCCCACCCCGTGGCGCTTCCCGCGGACGGCGTACAGCAACCCGTGGTCCCGGCCCCGCGCGAGGCGGCCGGGGACCCCCGATTCGCCCAGCAGGCGGACGACCTGGACACCCGGGCGGCCGAACAGGAAGACCAGGAAGAACAGGCAGTCCAGGAAGTGAGCACGGCTCCCGTGGAAGAGGCACGACAGTCCACGGGCCCCGCCGCGCCCGCCTACGACGACGCCGAGCGCGAGGCCGTCCTCAAGGTCATGCGCGAGCGCCGCGACATCCGCAACGGCTTCCGCAGCGACCCGATCCCGCACGAGGTGCTGCTCCGCGTCCTGGAGGCCGCCCACACGGCCCCGTCCGTCGGGCACTCGCAGCCCTGGGACTTCGTCGTCATCCGCTCCGCCGAGACGCGCGCCGCGATGCAGGACCTGGCCCAGCGCCAGCGCGAGGCGTACGCCAAGTCGCTGCCCAAGGGCCGGGCCAAGCAGTTCAAGGAACTGAAGATCGAGGCCATCCTCGAGACCCCGGTGAACATCGTCGTCACCGCCGACCCGACCCGCGGCGGCCGCCACACCCTCGGCCGGCACACCCAGCCGCAGATGGCCCCGTACTCCGCCGCGCTCGCCGTGGAGAACCTCTGGCTCGCCGCCCGCGCCGAGGGCCTCGGCGTCGGCTGGGTCAGCTTCTTCGACGAGCGCGAGATGGTCCGCGCCCTCGGCCTGCCCGAGCACCTGGAGGTCATCGCCTACCTGTGCGTCGGGTACGTCGACGAGTTCCCGGACGAGCCCGAGCTGATGCAGGCCGGCTGGTCCAAGCGGCGCCCGCTGTCGTGGGTCGTGCACGAGGAGACCTACGGCCGCCGCGCCCTGCCCGGCGAGGAGCCGCACGACCTGCTCGGCGAGACCGTCGCCCAGATCCGCCCGCTGGACGCCAAGGCGCTCGGCGAGGCCTGGGAGCGGCAGAAGCGGATGACCAAGCCGGCCGGCGCGCTCGGCATGCTGGAGATCATCTCCGCCCAGCTGTCCGGGCTCTCCCGGCAGTGCCCGCCGCCGATCCCCGAGCCCGCGGCCGTCGCGATCTTCGCCGGTGACCACGGCGTGCACGCCCAGGGCGTCACCCCCTGGCCGCAGGAGGTGACGGCCCAGATGGTCGCCAACTTCCTCGGCGGCGGCGCCGTCTGCAACGCCTTCGCCGGCCAGGTGGGTGCCGAGGTGTGCGTGGTCGACGTCGGTGTGGCCTGCGAACTCCCGGCCACCCCGGGCCTGTTGCCGCGCAAGATCCGGGCGGGCACGTCCGACATGACCACCGGGCCCGCGATGACCCGCGAGGAGGCCAAGCAGGCCATCGAGGTCGGCATCGAGACCGCGCGCGACCTGGTCGCGGCCGGCAACAAGGCCCTGCTCACGGGCGAGATGGGCATCGCGAACACCACCGCGTCCGCCGCCCTCATCTCGGTCTTCACGGACACCGACCCCGCCGAGGTCACCGGCCGCGGCACCGGCATCAACGACGAGACCCTGGCCCGCAAGACCGAGGTCGTCCGCCGTGCGATCGAGCTCCACCAGCCGGACCCGGCCGACCCGATCGGGGTCCTGGCGGCGATCGGCGGCTTCGAACACGCGGCGATGGTCGGCCTGTTGCTGGGCGGTGCCTCGCTCCGCACCCCGGTCATCCTCGACGGTGTGAGCGCGGGCGCCGCCGCCCTGGTGGCCCGCGCGATCGCCCCGGAGGTCCTCGCGGCCTGCATCGCGGGCCACCGCAGCGCGGAACCGGGCCATGTGGCCGCCCTGAACAAGCTCGGCCTGCGCCCCCTGGTCGACCTCGACCTGCGTCTCGGCGAGGGCACGGGCGCGCTGCTGGCCCTGCCGCTGGTGCAGAGCACGGCACGGGCCATGCACGAGGTGGCGACGTTCGACTCCGCGGGGGTCACCGAGAAGTAG
- a CDS encoding chorismate-binding protein yields the protein MLDLAPLTRFGDRVATGLLDVTSDPAALDSTGFWAVAADFEGGVTCARFADVRHEPVPAPVPGAWRGPAAGDWTSSLDRGAYMEGVRRIRAHIAAGEVYQANLCRVLSAPLAPGADVDALTALLARGNPAPYAGTIRLPGHGVEIATASPELFLRRTGRVVESGPIKGTGRTEDDLLAKDYAENVMIVDLVRNDLGRVCATGTVTVPDLCAVEKHPGLVHLVSTVRGELREGAGWAELFGAAFPPGSVTGAPKSSALRIIDALETAPRGPYCGGVGWVDADRGTGELAVGIRTFWIDRAEGVLRFGTGAGITWGSDPEGEWRETELKASRLLAVASGTYEVSGGTLT from the coding sequence GTGCTCGACCTCGCTCCTCTCACCCGTTTCGGCGACCGCGTCGCCACCGGCCTCCTCGATGTCACCAGCGACCCCGCCGCCCTGGACTCCACCGGCTTCTGGGCCGTCGCCGCCGACTTCGAGGGCGGTGTGACCTGCGCCCGCTTCGCCGACGTACGCCATGAGCCGGTGCCCGCCCCGGTGCCGGGCGCCTGGCGGGGACCGGCTGCCGGTGACTGGACGTCATCGCTGGATCGCGGGGCGTACATGGAGGGCGTCCGGCGGATCCGCGCGCACATCGCCGCCGGCGAGGTCTACCAGGCCAACCTCTGCCGGGTCCTGAGCGCGCCCCTGGCGCCCGGCGCCGACGTGGACGCGCTGACCGCGCTGCTGGCCCGCGGCAACCCGGCGCCGTACGCAGGAACGATCCGGCTGCCCGGACACGGGGTCGAGATCGCCACCGCCTCCCCCGAACTGTTCCTGCGCAGGACGGGCCGGGTCGTGGAGTCGGGGCCGATCAAGGGGACCGGGCGGACCGAGGACGACCTGCTGGCCAAGGACTACGCCGAGAACGTGATGATCGTCGACCTGGTCCGCAACGACCTGGGCCGGGTGTGCGCCACGGGCACTGTCACCGTTCCCGATCTGTGCGCGGTGGAGAAGCACCCCGGTCTCGTCCATCTCGTGTCGACCGTGCGGGGAGAGCTGCGCGAGGGTGCCGGCTGGGCCGAGCTGTTCGGCGCCGCCTTCCCGCCCGGCTCGGTCACCGGCGCGCCCAAGTCCAGCGCCCTGCGGATCATCGACGCCCTGGAGACCGCGCCCCGTGGGCCCTACTGCGGAGGCGTCGGCTGGGTCGACGCCGACCGGGGTACCGGGGAGCTGGCCGTCGGCATCCGCACCTTCTGGATCGACCGCGCCGAGGGAGTGCTGCGCTTCGGCACCGGCGCCGGCATCACCTGGGGGTCCGACCCCGAGGGGGAGTGGCGGGAGACCGAGCTGAAGGCGTCCCGGCTGCTCGCGGTAGCGTCGGGGACGTACGAGGTGAGTGGAGGGACCCTTACGTGA
- a CDS encoding serine/threonine-protein kinase: protein MNMAMMRLRREDPRVVGSFRLHRRLGAGGMGVVYLGSDRKGQRVALKVIRPDLAEDQEFRSRFAREVSAARRIRGGCTARLVAADLEADRPWFATQYVPGPSLHDKVVDEGALGAAEVASIGAALSEGLVAVHEAGVVHRDLKPSNILLSPKGPRIIDFGIAWATGASTLTHVGTAVGSPGFLAPEQVRGAAVTPATDVFSLGATLAYASMGDSPFGHGSSEVMLYRVVHEEAQLHGVPDAVAPLIRACLAKDPEERPSTLQLSLRLKEIAAREAQGLPDLRPPVPRAGEADRPTGRIADTYPERAAQRRPQGSSGTSGSQGASSARGSGPARGQTPARGGVPSRGGSTPRGNGVPSSRSGPRPTPASSRNTTRSGSGSRPAPRSGSGRPAPRNTKTGLRPANPRLLRQRLFVFVVVTLLVALGIAAAQGCQGPPRGLGGGDGVVREQRQGQVHASPDQAPQQGSVGGTD, encoded by the coding sequence ATGAACATGGCGATGATGCGCCTGAGGCGCGAGGACCCGCGCGTCGTCGGCTCGTTCAGGCTTCACAGACGGCTCGGCGCGGGGGGTATGGGGGTCGTCTACCTGGGCTCCGACCGCAAGGGACAGCGGGTCGCGTTGAAGGTCATCCGGCCGGATCTGGCCGAGGACCAGGAGTTCCGGTCACGGTTCGCGCGCGAGGTCTCCGCGGCCCGGCGGATCCGTGGCGGCTGCACGGCCCGGCTCGTCGCGGCCGACCTGGAGGCGGACCGTCCGTGGTTCGCCACCCAGTACGTGCCCGGCCCCTCCCTGCACGACAAGGTCGTCGACGAGGGTGCGCTCGGCGCCGCCGAGGTGGCCTCCATCGGGGCCGCCCTGTCGGAGGGGCTCGTCGCCGTGCACGAGGCGGGGGTGGTGCACCGCGACCTCAAGCCGTCGAACATCCTCCTCTCCCCCAAGGGCCCCCGGATCATCGACTTCGGCATCGCCTGGGCGACCGGTGCCTCCACCCTGACCCATGTCGGCACCGCCGTCGGCTCCCCCGGCTTCCTCGCGCCCGAGCAGGTGCGCGGCGCCGCGGTGACGCCGGCCACGGACGTGTTCTCGCTGGGCGCGACCCTGGCGTACGCGTCGATGGGCGACTCGCCCTTCGGGCACGGCAGTTCCGAGGTGATGCTGTACCGCGTGGTGCACGAGGAGGCCCAGCTGCACGGCGTGCCCGACGCGGTCGCCCCGCTCATCCGCGCGTGCCTGGCGAAAGATCCCGAGGAGCGGCCGAGCACCCTCCAGTTGTCGCTGCGGCTCAAGGAGATCGCGGCCCGCGAGGCGCAGGGCCTGCCGGATCTGCGCCCGCCCGTCCCTCGTGCCGGTGAGGCGGACCGGCCCACCGGGCGCATCGCCGACACCTACCCGGAGCGGGCCGCCCAGCGCCGCCCGCAGGGTTCTTCGGGCACCTCCGGTTCGCAGGGGGCTTCCTCGGCGCGCGGCTCCGGACCGGCGCGGGGCCAGACCCCGGCGCGCGGCGGAGTGCCGTCGCGCGGCGGCAGCACCCCGCGCGGCAACGGCGTGCCCTCCTCCCGCTCCGGCCCCCGGCCCACCCCCGCCTCCTCGCGGAACACGACCCGCTCCGGCAGCGGAAGCCGGCCCGCGCCGCGCAGCGGTAGCGGCCGCCCGGCCCCCAGGAACACCAAGACGGGGCTGCGTCCCGCCAACCCCCGCCTCCTACGTCAGCGGCTGTTCGTGTTCGTCGTGGTGACCCTGCTCGTGGCGCTCGGCATCGCCGCGGCCCAGGGCTGCCAGGGGCCGCCGCGCGGACTCGGCGGCGGTGACGGTGTCGTGCGCGAACAGCGGCAGGGACAGGTGCACGCGTCGCCGGACCAGGCACCGCAGCAGGGGTCGGTCGGCGGCACGGACTGA